The following is a genomic window from Candidatus Methylomirabilota bacterium.
CGTCGGTCCGCGTGTCGAGCCCGCCGGGCACTTCCACGCGGATCGTGACGTAGAGATCCCCCCGACCCTCCCCCGCCAGCTTCGGCAGCCCGTGCCCGCGCAGACGGAACGCCTGGCCCGCCGTCGTCCCGGGTGGAATCACCAGCACCGCCTCACCAGTTGGCGTCGGGACGTGGATGCGGGCGCCGCGCAGGGCTTCCCACACGCTGATGGGCACTTCGCAGTACACGCCCTCCCCCTGCCGCCTGAAGAACGCGTGTTCCCGCACGCGTGTGCTCACGATGAGGTCGCCGCGCGGGCCGCCGAACGGTGCGGCGTTCCCCTCACCCCGGACGCGGACCTGGGTGCCCGAATCGACGCCGGCCGGAATCGTCACCGACACGACGTCCACCACGCGCCGCACCCCGCGACCGAGGCACACGGGGCACGGGTCGCCGGCGCTGACGCCGGTGGCGCCACACGCGCTGCACGGCGAAAACCGCGGCACGTCAAGCTCGAAGGCCGCCCCGCGCGCCGCCTCGGCGAACGACAGTTCCACCGCCAGGTGAACGTCCTCGCCCCGCCGGCCGGCCTCCAGCGCATCGCCGCCCATGCGGTGGCCTAACCGGTCGTACATCGCGCGCGCCGCCGGGTCGCTCAGCACGCGGTAGGCCTCCGCGATCTCGGTAAAGAGCGCGCGCGCCGCCTCGTCCCAGAAGTTCACGTCCGGCGAGTACTGCCGCGCCAGCCGCTGGTAGGCCCGACGGATCTCGCGCGGCTCCGCCGTCGCCGCGATGCCGAGCACCGCGTAATAGTCGCGATGCATGGTCCGCCCTACTTCTTTTCGCCCAGATCCTCGAAGTCCGCGTCCACCACTTCGCCTTCCTTCGGCCCGCCGGCGGCCCCACTGCCATCGGCCGCGGTCCCGCCGGTGGGCGCCCCCGGCGCCTTGGCCTGCGCCTCGCGGTACATGATCTCGGCGAGCTTGTGCGAGGCCCGCGTCAGCTTTTCCTGGGCGCGCTTCATCCGGTCGACATCGTCGCCCTTCAGCGCCTCCCTCGCCTCGGCGAGCGCCTCCTCGACCGCCTTGCGATCCGCCTCGCCAAGCTTGGCGCCGTGCTCGCCGAGCGTTCGCTCGGTGGAGTAAACGAGCGAGTCAGTCTGGTTCCGGACCTCGATCTCCTGCTTGCGCTTGGCATCGTCCGCGGCGTGGGAGTCGGCGTCCTTCACCATCCGCTCGACTTCCTCCTTGGTCAGGCCTGAGGAGGCGGTGATGGTGATGTTCTGATGCTTGCCTGTCGCCGTGTCTC
Proteins encoded in this region:
- a CDS encoding DnaJ C-terminal domain-containing protein, with product MHRDYYAVLGIAATAEPREIRRAYQRLARQYSPDVNFWDEAARALFTEIAEAYRVLSDPAARAMYDRLGHRMGGDALEAGRRGEDVHLAVELSFAEAARGAAFELDVPRFSPCSACGATGVSAGDPCPVCLGRGVRRVVDVVSVTIPAGVDSGTQVRVRGEGNAAPFGGPRGDLIVSTRVREHAFFRRQGEGVYCEVPISVWEALRGARIHVPTPTGEAVLVIPPGTTAGQAFRLRGHGLPKLAGEGRGDLYVTIRVEVPGGLDTRTDELVRELERLIPLSPRAGLARYAGGTQ